In Microbulbifer agarilyticus, the DNA window CCTCCGGCGAACTGGTTATGAAGGTCGCTTACTGCGGCGTTTGTGGCACAGATCTCCACGCCACCCGCGAAGGCTTGACCACAGCCTGCTGCGGACAAATCCTCGGGCATGAGTTTGTCGGTGAGATTGCCGAGGTAGGTAAACACGCTGAGGGTAATTGGGCGGTTGGCGACCGGGTTTGCTCAATACCGTTTATCGGTTGTGGGAAGTGTGCAGCCTGTGCAACCGGGCAATTCTTCCAGTGCGAGGAAAAGAAGATATCTGGCGTAAATGATCAGGGCGGCTTTGCCGAATATGTCACCGCTGGCGCACGCGAAACCATCCTCATCCCAGACAGTCTGGACCTCAAAACCGCAGCCCTGATTGAGCCGCTGGCTGTCGGGCTGCACGCAGTACGTGTCGCCAATCTAAAAGCCGGCGACCGAGTACTGATCACCGGCGCAGGCCCCATTGGGCTCACGGTCGCGCTTTGGGCCAAATTCTTTGGGGCTCGGGACGTTGTTGTCAGTGAGCTTGCCGAGTCCCGTGCAGAACTGGCTAAGAAGATGGGAGCCAATCACGTGGTTCAACCGGACGTCAGTGCCGGTGCCATGGGGCTGCTCGAGCAATTTAGTGACCTTACTGGTTCAGCACCGGACATCATTTTTGAATGCGTCGGCGCTCCCGGCCTGCTGCAGCAGTGTATGGAAATTGCCCCTTATGGCGGCAAGATTGTACCGGTGGGGGTATGTGAGCAACCGGACAACATCATGCCCTTCCTGGGCCTGGTCAAAGAACTCAACCTGCAATTCGCCATCGCCTACACCAAGGACGACTTTGAGACATCAATCGCCATGCTCGCAGAACGACGCATTGATATCGAGCCAATGATTACCGATGTGGTGAGTCTCGATGACTTACCCGGTGTTTTTGAGGCGCTGAGAACGCCAACGCACCAATGCAAGGTGCTTACGCAAATCAGCCAGTAGCCTTACGGACTTTATCGCACCCCTGAATGCCTCGAGGAGGCCAGGTTTGGGCCCACACATGTGGGCCCTTTTTTTGTTGCTTTGTGTGGCATTGCGCAACTAAGCAACTAAGTGGTTGCTATCAGTTCTTCCTGCACGCGCGCACTGGAACGTACCAATGCCCGCTTCGGCCCACAACTCCGTTTTCTGGTGCTTACTGGAGTATTAACAACTTCCCGGAGAGGCACTGCAACAAACGAAGCACGCACCCGCTCTGTAGGCACCTCACCGTATGCGGTGGTACGTTGCTCTGGTGCTCGCCCCATACGTTGAATCAGCGCTTCCATACAGGTGGGTGTCTTTTCCTGCCCGTGCGCCGCCCCGGCAGAACGGGTAATGGTTTCGTTCATCAGGGTTCCCCCCAAATCATTGGCACCACTATTGAGGCAAGCGGCAATCCCCGCCTCGCCCATTTTTACCCAAGACGTCTGAATATTGACGATGGAACCGTGCAAGGCCAGCCGGGCAACCGCATGCATCAGCAGGGTTTCCCTGAACGTCGGTCCCATCCTTGCCCTTCCCTTCAGATAAATCGGCGATTCCTGGGCCACAAACGGCAGGGGAACAAATTCAGTAAAACCGCCGGTACGCGACTGAACATCACGCACACGCAACAGGTGACGAGCCCAGTGAATCGGGCGGTCAACATGACCAAACATAATTGTGGCGGTGGTCCGGAGCCCCACTTCGTGGGCTGTTTCAATCACTTCAAGCCATTCGCTGGTGTTCAATTTGTCCGCACAAATTATCTGGCGCACTTCATCGTCCAACACTTCCGCCGCAGTGCCTGGCAGACTACTTAAACCCGCACCCTTTAACGCCTGTAGAAACTCCCGTACAGGAACCCCCACGGTCTTCGCACCTTGCCATACCTCAAGTGGGGAGAATGCATGGACATGCATACCCGGTGTCGCTGACTTAATCGCCTTCAGAATAGCCAGATAGGTTTCACCGGTATAATCCGGGTGAATACCGCCCTGCATACATACCTCGGTCGCCCCGCGCTCCCACGCCTCTGTAGATCTCCGCTGGATTTCTTCCAGCGATAAGTCATAGGGAAGACCACGTAAGTTCTCACTCAATTTTCCTTTGGAAAACGCGCAAAACTGACACTTGAAATAGCAGATGTTGGTGTAGTTAATATTTCGGTTCACCACATACCGAACCGTATCACCGTTCACCGCTTGGCGCAGACGGTTTGCCTCCGCGCAAACAAAAGACACTTCTGGCCCCCGCGCCAAAAATAACCGCTCTACTTCTCGCTCTGACAGAGTCTCACCACGACACGCCTTGGCCACGATCGATTTTAGTGTTTCGCTCACACACTGGTCGTCGCTCACATCGCTCAGGGCACGCAACGCAGTCGCAGGGGCACCCGTACTCTGCCCAGAGACCCAGTCATCAGTTCGAGGGTAACCGTCACTGTCCAGCATCTTCAAAATTGGCTGCTGTAGTGCCGCGTCCAACCATTCTGGCCCCGCGAGCGCATATTCTGGATAGATGGTAAGACGCTGCTGAAGAAACTTGCCACAGAGTGCTGACTCGCGTGCCAGTTTCTCCACGTGCGGCCACGGTGCCTCGGGATTGACGAAATCCGGGGTAACAGGAGAAACACCACCCCAATCGTTGATTCCTGCATCAATCAATCTGGGCAACACACCAGGACTTAGATTTGGCGGAGCCTGAATACTCATCTCCGCGCCAAATATGATCCTTGCCACGGCAATGGTCCACACCAGATCCTCGAGATCTGGCTCCGGCGCCTCGGCCATCTTGGTGCCCGGTTTCGCACGGAAATTCTGAATAATCACTTCCTGAATATGGCCATAGCGTGCATGCACTTCGCGTATCGCCAGTAACGACTCGATCCGCTCCCGCCGAGTTTCACCAATCCCAATCAGGATGCCGGTGGTAAAAGGTACCTTGGCCTCACCTGCGAGACGCAACGTTTCCAGGCGGCGTTCAGGTTGCTTGTCGGGAGAGCCATAATGCGGCATGCCCTTTTCACACAATCGCGAGGATACCGACTCCAACATAATGCCCATGGAAGCAGACACCGGGCGCAACATCTCGATTTCAGCACGATCCATACACCCCGCATTGATATGCGGTAATACTCCGGTATGTTCGATAACCTGCCCCGCCACATGCGCGACATATTCCAGCGTGGACTTGAAGCCCATTTCCTCCAAAGTCCGTTGCGCCACACTGTAACGATCTTCCGGACGCTCTCCGAGTGTAAACAAAGCTTCTCGACAGCCCATTGCCTCCGCGTCACGAACGGACGCTAACACCTCACCAACCGACATATACGGAGAATCAATCTTGTTCGGTGTCTGGGCGAAAGTGCAGTAGTGACAGACATCACGACACAATTGCGTCAAAGGAATAAATACTTTGCGTGAATAAGTCACCAGATTGCGATAATGACTATCACGCAGCTTCCGCGCTTGCTGCATGAGCGCAGCAGTATCACTGTACTCGGCAAGTGCGAGCGCCTGCTCATCTGAGGGTAAAGCCGCATCCGAATTGAAAGTCGCCATTGATACTCCTGTCATCAGCTCACCCTGTAATACTGCTCGTCCAAATCCTGCGTAACCGCCGCACTGCTGCCGCGCAGCCGCGCAGCAATCCCAGCAGCATGTAAATAATGCATCGTATTCACCGCCCGATCGTCACCCGCAATCCGCAGTAGCGCTTGCAGATCTTCAGGAGTATCGATATCCCGCGAGGCACCCGGTAAGGAGATCGCTTGCAACTGCAGACCTGCACGAAAAGCGGATTTGGAATGCGCAGCAAAGCTATTGCTGCCATAGAAAAAGGTCATATCAGCATCGGTTGGGCAGATCAAACAGTTGGTGCCGAGTGCCAGCTTGTCGGGGGCTATCGTCACCACAGAGGACTGGCCTTCCTGGCAGTGCGTATCCAGTAGTTCGCTCACTTCTGCATGCGTGATCAAAGGCAGGTCGCCATGCAAGACCATCACCTGCTTGATACCGCGAAGCGCAAGAGTCCGAATACCGGCATATACCGCTTCATTGAGCCCGACTACAGCCAGACTCGACTCGCTCAGGAAGTCGGCATCGAACCGACTGGCAAGGTCACGTGCCGCAAAATCCTGCCCAACGACGAGTACCCCTTTAATTCCCTGGTGTGACTGTAGGACGGTCAACACATCACTGACCATTGCCCGAAATAGCCCACGACGTTCGCCCGGCGCAAGTACTCCAGACAACCGTTGCTTGGCCTCACTAAATCGCTTCAGGGGTAGCAATGCCCACATAACGGAATCCCCTACACCACAAGATCTTGTCGCGCGAAGCACGTGGCATATTGAATAACTTGATCCGCCAGCTCGATCCGATCTTGCAGCGACTGCATCACCGTCGGAGTTACTAACGTATCGATACCCATTGCCTGGATCGCATAGGATTCGCTCGCATCAGCGTCGTCGAGCACGAAGCAATCGAGAACATCCCCATAGTACTTCGCCACTGCCGTTGCAGAGGTTGGCATAGAAAGTTCTTGCATCATTTTTGCCGTCGGACCTTTAATGGCTCGTCCTCCGACGATAGGGGAAACGGCTATAATCGGCGCGTGACATTTAGAAAGTGCTTCTCGCACACCATTCAAAGCCAGTAATGGCTCGACGCTAACAAACGGATTAGAAGGACAAATAACAACGCCAGCAAGACTCTCGTCGCGCAACAGAGACAGAAACTCCGGATGCGCCGCAGCGACATCCACGCCCGCAAAACGAAATCCACTGACTTTCGGTTCGCAGCGTTCCTTAACAAAGTACTGCTGGAAACCAATTTCGCCGCGCTCAGTCACGACCATGGTTCGGACCGGATCGTCAGACATCGGCAAAACCCTGGCCGAAACCCCCAGCTGACGGCACAAATAAGCCGTCGCTTCTGAAAGACTTTTTCCCGAAGTCCGTAATTGCGTACGAATAAGATGTGTTGCAAGGTCCTGGTCGCCCAATTGGAACCAGGTGTCGCCACCAAGCCGTTCCAGAGCAGCAAGATTCGTCCAGGATTCGCCGGAAATTCCCCAGCCCCTTTCCTGATCATTGATGCCAGCCAGGGTGTACATCACCGTATCCAGGTCAGGAGAAATACTGAGACCCAGGTGCTCAAAATCGTCGGCCGTATTGGTTACCACTGTAAGCTGATGAGCCGATAAGCAATGACTAAGCCCCAACGCCAACTTAGCGCCACCAACCCCTCCGGAGAGAGCGAGGATTTTCTTACCTTTAGGAAGCAACTGCATATACTCCTGCATATCGACTAACGAAATAAGTCTTGGCTACGCTCTCGAATTAAGCTGCCAGACCCCAGTTCGGCCTGAGGCAAATTAGCCCCGCGAATCAGTACTGCCGGGACCGCTTCCGCGGCCTGCCCCATCAAAAACGAGGCGGCCGCAGCCAACTCGTCGGCGACGGCCACGGTCGTCGTCTCCAGCGCCCTGCCGAAAAGATCGTTCCTACCCACTAAATCCATAACGGGCTGCAGACCAGCAGTGCCAATCGCAAATCCAATAGTGCCGTTCCGCCACGCCCTGCCGGCGCTATCGTTCATAATGACCGCAACTTCTACCCCAGATGCAGCGCGGAGATTGCTTCGCAAGGCGGCTGCGCTGCGATCCGGGTCTTCCGGCAGTAGTAAAACGCGCTCATCCGCTAGATTGGACTCAATATTGGACTGGTCTATGCCTGCATTAGCGTGCACATAGCCAAGACGGTGCTCGACGATGATAGCCCCCGGCCGGTGCCTGAGAACTTCAACGGATTCGTCCAGAATGAGTTGTACCAGGCGAGGATCTTTATCGGTCTTATCAGCCAACTTGCGGGCTTCCGGTGTGATCTGTACCTGATTCAGATAGGCGTAGCGGTTTTCCGCTTTCGAAAATACTTTCTGTGCAAGGACCAGAACATCCCCATCTACCAGGGAGATATCCGCAAGACGGAGAGATCGCCGGACAAGCACTGCCAAGTCATCCCCCGGTTCTACCAGAGGAAAATCGGGCAAGGCAATCAGTTCCATTCGCTGCACCATAGTGAAGACTCCGTCCTAAAAACTAGGCTTCAACACCAGTAACGCGTACACCAGCGTGCGATTTGTACTGTTTATTGATAAAAATCAATACAGACGTCATTGCTTCAACTGCGGCGGCGTTATTAATTGGCCCGGCATGGAGCCCACGCATTCCTACCGCATTTGCCAACTCAATGACCTTTGCGCGCGCTTCTTTGCTATTGCCACAAACGAGCGCATCGCAATCAAGGTCGTCGCCTTCCTGCAAATGAATCGCTGGCACGTTCTGAAAGGCAGA includes these proteins:
- a CDS encoding zinc-binding dehydrogenase, with translation MKAAVFKEVGQPLSVETVEDPTPSSGELVMKVAYCGVCGTDLHATREGLTTACCGQILGHEFVGEIAEVGKHAEGNWAVGDRVCSIPFIGCGKCAACATGQFFQCEEKKISGVNDQGGFAEYVTAGARETILIPDSLDLKTAALIEPLAVGLHAVRVANLKAGDRVLITGAGPIGLTVALWAKFFGARDVVVSELAESRAELAKKMGANHVVQPDVSAGAMGLLEQFSDLTGSAPDIIFECVGAPGLLQQCMEIAPYGGKIVPVGVCEQPDNIMPFLGLVKELNLQFAIAYTKDDFETSIAMLAERRIDIEPMITDVVSLDDLPGVFEALRTPTHQCKVLTQISQ
- the cofH gene encoding 5-amino-6-(D-ribitylamino)uracil--L-tyrosine 4-hydroxyphenyl transferase CofH; this translates as MATFNSDAALPSDEQALALAEYSDTAALMQQARKLRDSHYRNLVTYSRKVFIPLTQLCRDVCHYCTFAQTPNKIDSPYMSVGEVLASVRDAEAMGCREALFTLGERPEDRYSVAQRTLEEMGFKSTLEYVAHVAGQVIEHTGVLPHINAGCMDRAEIEMLRPVSASMGIMLESVSSRLCEKGMPHYGSPDKQPERRLETLRLAGEAKVPFTTGILIGIGETRRERIESLLAIREVHARYGHIQEVIIQNFRAKPGTKMAEAPEPDLEDLVWTIAVARIIFGAEMSIQAPPNLSPGVLPRLIDAGINDWGGVSPVTPDFVNPEAPWPHVEKLARESALCGKFLQQRLTIYPEYALAGPEWLDAALQQPILKMLDSDGYPRTDDWVSGQSTGAPATALRALSDVSDDQCVSETLKSIVAKACRGETLSEREVERLFLARGPEVSFVCAEANRLRQAVNGDTVRYVVNRNINYTNICYFKCQFCAFSKGKLSENLRGLPYDLSLEEIQRRSTEAWERGATEVCMQGGIHPDYTGETYLAILKAIKSATPGMHVHAFSPLEVWQGAKTVGVPVREFLQALKGAGLSSLPGTAAEVLDDEVRQIICADKLNTSEWLEVIETAHEVGLRTTATIMFGHVDRPIHWARHLLRVRDVQSRTGGFTEFVPLPFVAQESPIYLKGRARMGPTFRETLLMHAVARLALHGSIVNIQTSWVKMGEAGIAACLNSGANDLGGTLMNETITRSAGAAHGQEKTPTCMEALIQRMGRAPEQRTTAYGEVPTERVRASFVAVPLREVVNTPVSTRKRSCGPKRALVRSSARVQEELIATT
- the cofC gene encoding 2-phospho-L-lactate guanylyltransferase; this translates as MWALLPLKRFSEAKQRLSGVLAPGERRGLFRAMVSDVLTVLQSHQGIKGVLVVGQDFAARDLASRFDADFLSESSLAVVGLNEAVYAGIRTLALRGIKQVMVLHGDLPLITHAEVSELLDTHCQEGQSSVVTIAPDKLALGTNCLICPTDADMTFFYGSNSFAAHSKSAFRAGLQLQAISLPGASRDIDTPEDLQALLRIAGDDRAVNTMHYLHAAGIAARLRGSSAAVTQDLDEQYYRVS
- the cofD gene encoding 2-phospho-L-lactate transferase, yielding MQLLPKGKKILALSGGVGGAKLALGLSHCLSAHQLTVVTNTADDFEHLGLSISPDLDTVMYTLAGINDQERGWGISGESWTNLAALERLGGDTWFQLGDQDLATHLIRTQLRTSGKSLSEATAYLCRQLGVSARVLPMSDDPVRTMVVTERGEIGFQQYFVKERCEPKVSGFRFAGVDVAAAHPEFLSLLRDESLAGVVICPSNPFVSVEPLLALNGVREALSKCHAPIIAVSPIVGGRAIKGPTAKMMQELSMPTSATAVAKYYGDVLDCFVLDDADASESYAIQAMGIDTLVTPTVMQSLQDRIELADQVIQYATCFARQDLVV
- the cofE gene encoding coenzyme F420-0:L-glutamate ligase, producing MELIALPDFPLVEPGDDLAVLVRRSLRLADISLVDGDVLVLAQKVFSKAENRYAYLNQVQITPEARKLADKTDKDPRLVQLILDESVEVLRHRPGAIIVEHRLGYVHANAGIDQSNIESNLADERVLLLPEDPDRSAAALRSNLRAASGVEVAVIMNDSAGRAWRNGTIGFAIGTAGLQPVMDLVGRNDLFGRALETTTVAVADELAAAASFLMGQAAEAVPAVLIRGANLPQAELGSGSLIRERSQDLFR